GAGAATTGCAGCGAGCGAGACGACGGCCGGGTGGAGAGGCTGCGTGTACGTACCAGGCCGGCGCGGGCTCTCGGTGCCTCTTTGTTTGTCGTTTCGGGCCCGTTGGACTCTGTGTGGGCGGGGGATGGACTCGTCTCCCGAGGCGGCGCCTACTGAAGCGGGTTGGGCCGAGCTGCACAGAACAACCGGCGTCGACGAGTTTTTTTTTTCACAAACACTACTTTTAGAATAATTCTTGCCCTGTCAAAATTATGAAACGGAGGGACTATAGTGTTTATAATAAGCATGTATAATGTGTCGTGGTGTTCTCGCGGGATGATTAGGGTCACGGCAGATGCCAGGGGGTGGTTTGAGGTGAGGGCAAGGCTGCAGTGGAGATCCGGGACGGGTATTGGGTAATAGTACGCGGCATAGTAGCCGGAAACGGGGAACGGTAGGCCGTCCCTCGATCCCGATTCATCGACCCGGAATCGTATTTATGAACGAGGTCGGATTCGGTACAATTCGATGAAGATTCCGCGTCCCCGCAGCCTGCTCCTCGATTCAGGTTCGAGGATCCAACAGCCAAAACGCGAGGCATAATTTACTCACGCCGGTGTTTCTTTTCTCAAGGACTCCTCGTTCTTCCTCCAGTCCATTAGTTGCAAGGGATTCATTAACAACAAGGAATTATGACCGTCAGGGAGTCGTCGTTCTTCAAGAACTGCGTTCCTCGACCCATGGTACCGTACCGGGTACACCGTACCCAAACGGATTGGATCGCGTCCCCGCTATAAAAAAAAAATCATTCGAGAGATGTATACCCTCGTTGTACCTTATTTTTTTCAGCCACCGACTCCCGTCCCTCGTTCCCGTTCCTCGTTCCCACCGTACCGGAAACATGGCAACTATGGTACGCGGTGGTTTACCCAGATTCGGAGCCCTCATGTgaagataacacccctactcttGCATGTCTGATAATTTATGCAGTGTATGTAGCGGTAGAGagttgctcctggagctgtatcagATAAGGCAGAAGAGAGATATATGCTCATCTATTTGTGGAGTCCGTGAGTGTATGGCGTTGGAGCCTTTGTGGCTTGTGACCAAGTGAGCCCGTGAGTGGATGGATGTTGTGGAATGACTTCTTCTCCAGGGAAAGTATCCTGTATTCCAATGGAATGGGTGCTCCAGCTGCACCATACACACCAGAGCCGCTAGATACACAATATAGGCCAAGATGGAACCCAAACTCCCCACCCTTCGAATTTTGCAAAAAGATCACCATGTAAGTACAGAATACCTGTAACATTTCGATCACATGTCATCATGTGCTGCTCACAGTTTGGAATAGAAAGAGCACGACTGTACTATGGTTTGGCTCAGGTGTGCCTGGACCGTTGACATGTTTCAATGTACTAGAAGACGTCCTAATGTAGCATCTGTGGTACAGGTTTCGTTTCCAAGCATTTTCTGAAAATTGCACCATTGAGTATCAATCTTAACTAAATGTGTAATTTCTGTCCAGCATGTGTACTAACTTTGTCTCCAAACAAAATGAAAAGATCTGTTCCAGTATAGACAGATACAAATGTTATATATAGAAAGTTAATGTACAAAGCTTTGCATCAGCATGACACTTCATAAGATTAGCTTTATGGATAATATTCAGCATTTTTTCAGATACTCCTTTGTTGGCTTTCCAATCTAAATGATTCCAAACCTCAACTCCAATATGACCAGGAGCGCGTGTAACATCAAACAAAAATTGCCACTGGCTGCTAGGATAGCACTATCTTCAAAAAACTTAAACTGATatccacacacacaaaaagaacTTGAACTCCAGAATTGACACTTGGAGCAATGATTGTCATTGACTCCATCCTTCCCTGCTCGGTGCAGAAAAAGTGTTAGACATTACATTTAGCACAACAAAGAGTTAGGTTCTCATGAGAGCTGTAGCACATCAAGGTCTAAATAAAACAACAATCCCATGCTAAAGCAGCGAAGAATGAAAATGTGTATGGAATGCATTGGCATTTATGTGTACTAAGAAAAGAGTGTTTGTGAAAAATGGTCCTGAGTACAGCAACATAATTTAGGATGTCTTTTATGCCATGGAGGCATGGACACATAGCGTGATAGCACCAAAAAGGCAAATCTGTAGGAATGTAATGACATTTTGTCACCACTAGCCTGTAGGAACATATTGCAAGTGTTAATGAATCTCAATCTTTTGCCTTCAAGTAGAATCTCACTCTTGTGCCAACAACCACTTCACGCTCAGGGCTTGAACAGGTAGATAAAATTACTTGGTACTCGTCAACTAATATACACTGTCAGACCATATGTAGCTGAAATTTTCTTATACACAATTGCTAGAATATATAGTATATGCAAAATATAGCAATTTCGTTGATTAATTTTGCGCCGCGCACTCCTATACAGAGAGATATAAACATATTCTACTCAAGATAGGATTGGCTACAACCTACAACTCACAAAATCAGCATAAAAGGGAACAATGGATTAGATACAAAATACATAATAATGACACAAATCAGTAACATCCAAAAGCATACCTGAAGGCTGGGAGTTCTCTTCTCTGGCGTCGGCAGATGGCGCAGCTGGCCGCTGTGTATGGCTGTGGAGGGGGTTGCGCAGACTTGGATAAGGGCTGGGCAGGGGTGGGGCTAGTTGTCCGCTGGAAGTGCTGCCGCAGCCCACGGCGAGGTCCGCCGATGCCCAAGCCTGTTCGTGTTCTTTCTGATCCAAACTGGGAATAAGCACAGCTAAGTGGCGTGGACACGACAGCTATTCTTAGCTTACGTGGGGCTTTTTTACAAAATTTGAAGGGTGGGGGGTTCGCGTTCCATCTTGTTCCTGTATTTTGTATCTAACGGCTCTGCTGTGGACGGTGCAGCCGGAGCACCCAATTCACTGGAGTACAGGATACTTTCCCTTCTTCTCCAAGGGAGTTGCCCCCTGGGTCACTTTACACTAGTGCCCAGGGACAAGTAGTAATATACATGACGCCGCGTATGACGAGTAAATAGTGTACGCTTTATCAACAATAGTAGTTACGGCATGGCCGCGGTATGGCTGTCTTGTTCGTGTCAGGCCAATGTTGCAGTTGACTACGCGTAGCGGGTTGGCTGGAGCAGTCAGACAGGGAGCCGACTGGAGCAGCCGGGTGGCGAGCCGGCTGGAGCAGCCGGGCAACCGGACCAAGGGGCGCTGGCCGCCCCGATGTTTGGAAGCGTCGTTTGCCGTCTTGGGCCTACCCGGGGTCATCCTGCCAACATAATGCATTTAGAAGTAGTTACTTTGACCATTTCGAGTTCTTTTCTTATAATACATGTAACTTAATTCATACTCGTAACAATTACAGATACAATGCTTTAGAGCCAAGAATTAAGAGATTAGAAAGTAATTTCTACAGCTAAAAATTACAATAAAATCTAGTAGAGGTATCTTCTTCACGTAATCAATCATTGCTAGACGAAATATTTCTAAGACTTCATAGATTGATACTCGGTCATCAGGATGAACTTGATTATCGACAAAGATTTTCGAAAGCCCATTGAGTCGTCCATCCAAAAGTAGATGGAAAGACATGACCGGACTTGGTCCGAGAATAATCCCAAGTGCAGGCTATTGAACCACAAGATCTTCACTACATCATTGAGGAAAGAGTTCAACTCCGCAAATAATCAAACCGGCAAAAGCAACATGACAC
This Triticum urartu cultivar G1812 unplaced genomic scaffold, Tu2.1 TuUngrouped_contig_7468, whole genome shotgun sequence DNA region includes the following protein-coding sequences:
- the LOC125531555 gene encoding uncharacterized protein LOC125531555; its protein translation is MTPGRPKTANDASKHRGGQRPLVRLPGCSSRLATRLLQSAPCLTAPANPLRVVNCNIGLTRTRQPYRGHALSCPRHLAVLIPSLDQKEHEQAWASADLAVGCGSTSSGQLAPPLPSPYPSLRNPLHSHTQRPAAPSADAREENSQPSGKDGVNDNHCSKCQFWSSSSFCVCGYQFKFFEDSAILAASGNFCLMLHALLVILELRFGII